A window of Campylobacter concisus genomic DNA:
CTTACGAGATCGATTTTGACGACCTCGAGGCAAAGCTAGCTCAACCACTAACAACTATGATGCTTCTTTGCAATCCACACAATCCAATAGGAAAAATTTGGGACAAAGAGACGCTTAAAAAGATAGGCGAGCTTTGCTATAAGCACGATGTTTTGGTCATCAGCGATGAAATTCACTGCGATATAACTGATCCTGGGCTAAGCTACGTGCCATTTATCAGCGTTAGCGAAGAGTGTAAAAATAACTCAATCACGTGCATCTCACCTACAAAAGCCTTTAATATCGCAGGACTTCAAAGCTCAGCCATCGTCACGCCAAATGAGCAAATACGTGCCAGAATAAATGCAGCTGTAAATTATGATGAGATAGGTGAGGCAAACGCATTTGCAATAACTGCGACAATAGCGGCATTTAACGATAGTCAAACATGGCTTGATGAGCTTAGGGATTATCTCTTTGAAAACAAAAAAATCGTTATAAATTTCATAAAAGAGCAAAATTTGCCAGTAAACCTTCTGCCATCAAATGCGACTTATCTTTTATGGCTTGATTGCAGTGCGTTTTGCGAGGATTCAAGCGACTTTATGAATTTCTTGCGTGATAAAGCTGGACTTTGGCTAAATGACGGCAATGCTTATAGGGGAGATAGATTTTTCCTCCGTATGAATATCGCAACCCAAAGAGCCAGAGTGCTTGAAGGGTTAAAACGCTTACAAAATGGTATAAATTTATACACTTCAAAAAGATAAATTGAGTAAATTTGGCTGGGTGGCTTTGAAATTTAAGCTACCCTTGCCTAATTAATACAGCTCGGGGCATTTTTGAAACAGTGAACATTGCCCCCCACCACCATTTTTTAACATCAAATCAAGTTTTGCTGATAAATTTAAAGGCAAGATGACCTACACTAGTTTTTATTTGGTTGCTTTAAATTTAAGTATATAACCTCTCTCAATCACGATATAGTAGATTGATAAAGCAAACATTTTATGCCTTTTTGAAGTGGTAAATTCTATGCCCATAGCTTGTAAATTTAGCAGTGGCTTTAAAATTTTCAACAAAGTAGAAATTTGAAGTTGAGATAGCTCACACTGGCTTTAAATTTAAGAGAAATTGTTTGCTAAAACAAAATTTTGAGCCATTTTCGAAGTTACACTTTCTTTTAAAACAAGATAGTTTTTGCTGATAAATTTGATGACTTTAAAAATTTAGATAAAAGTAGAAATTTAAAGGCGGGAAAGCCCCGCCAGATATTATTTATGAAGCTCTTTTGTGTAAAACTCAACTGAGCCAAGACCCTCTTTTAGTGCCCACTCGTAAGCTTTGCTTACAAATTCCCAGTTTATGTTCTCATAAAAAGTCTCTAGGTATTTTGGGCGAGCGTTGAAGTTGTCGATGTAGTAAGCATGCTCCCAAACATCAACGACTAGAAGTGGTACTTTGCCGTCGCTCACTGGAGTTTTTGCGTTGCTAGTTTGCACTATCTCTAGCTTTTTACTGCTTGGATCAAATACAAGCCACGCCCAGCCTGAGCCAAAAAGCGTTGTAGCTGCTTTTAAAAATTCCTCTTTGAAATTTGCAAAATTTGCTTCGATCGCAGCTTTTAGCTCGCTTGACATCTCGCTTTTTTTAGCGATGCAGTCCCAGTAAAAGTCGTGGTTATAAACTTGAGCAACGTTGTTATAAAGCCCACCTTCGCTATTTGTTAGAATTTCATAAAAAGATGCATTAGCAAATTTTGTATCTTTTATAAGATTGTTTAAATTTGCTACGTAAGTTGCATGATGCTTGCCGTAGTGGTATTCACAGGTTTTTGCGCTAACTACTGCATTGCTATTTGCATCAAATGGAAGTTTTCTAAGTTCAAACATAATAATTCCTTAATAATAAAATTTATTGTTTCGTATTATAGCCATAAAAAATTAATAAATAAAAATCTTTTAAATTTAGCCGCAAAATATAGGCTAAATTTAAGCAAACCTAAACTTACATTTTTTGGCAGGCTTTTAAACTTATAGAAAAGAAAAATTTGGAGCAAAATATCCCATACATTTGGTTAAATGGATTCAAAAAATTATTAAAAGTAAAAATAAAATAAATTTTATGTGTAAAAAAGTAACAAATATACTTTAAAAGTTTAGTTATCGAAAAATTATAAAA
This region includes:
- the sodB gene encoding superoxide dismutase [Fe], yielding MFELRKLPFDANSNAVVSAKTCEYHYGKHHATYVANLNNLIKDTKFANASFYEILTNSEGGLYNNVAQVYNHDFYWDCIAKKSEMSSELKAAIEANFANFKEEFLKAATTLFGSGWAWLVFDPSSKKLEIVQTSNAKTPVSDGKVPLLVVDVWEHAYYIDNFNARPKYLETFYENINWEFVSKAYEWALKEGLGSVEFYTKELHK
- a CDS encoding MalY/PatB family protein, which encodes MKYDFDTLISRDGTNSSKWRMKNDVLPMWVADMDFKAAPEILSALQKRLDNGVFGYSFIPKEWNEAIKGWWKRRHDVSFENEWMCFCTGVIPAISTAIRRFSNPGDQILVQAPVYHVFFNCIKNNGREILSNDLVYKNGSYEIDFDDLEAKLAQPLTTMMLLCNPHNPIGKIWDKETLKKIGELCYKHDVLVISDEIHCDITDPGLSYVPFISVSEECKNNSITCISPTKAFNIAGLQSSAIVTPNEQIRARINAAVNYDEIGEANAFAITATIAAFNDSQTWLDELRDYLFENKKIVINFIKEQNLPVNLLPSNATYLLWLDCSAFCEDSSDFMNFLRDKAGLWLNDGNAYRGDRFFLRMNIATQRARVLEGLKRLQNGINLYTSKR